Proteins encoded within one genomic window of Gemmatimonadota bacterium:
- a CDS encoding ABC transporter permease, with amino-acid sequence MKQTLYLAKNYLTIAIRNLLRHPGYSLINLSGLALGMACAVLLAIYIAYELSYDRFRPEVARTYRVMKQTRHANGRIAWNTGQQGPLATVLPEEFPEIEDATRFWAGLRWINAGEKSFQQMFWLSDPNVFAFFGIEVLTGDPQTALQDPFSVVITEPIARKFFGTINPIGKTITVDHNLFGGTYQITGLIRQAPHNSRFQYDFITATMPQGVRQRRSWDHWLPPAYSRPANTYLRLKPGAKPEDIAPKLPELVERYAEIAEDESETVRYYLHPVSRMHLYSKVDMAGFTGDAGRPYKDIQQIYLLGLVGFFILTIACINFMNLSTARSASRAKEVGLRKVVGAYRSHLIKQFLGESLLLSALSACIALGLVYLALPPFSAFVQENLTLNSGLILWILGITLFVGLISGSYPALYLSAFEPATVLKGGAIKAGSAPARVRKGLVVLQFAISIILIIGTIIVADQMRLIREKDLGFNKKEVVVASIFRQDRYQSNGGQLQKRYLQIKDAFSQHPNITTVSATSHLPGNSWPNREWFFPEGDPNRGVEVRVFGADEAFIDCYDIPLLSGRNYDRTYAERAWERRGKPGELFVINETAAKVFGWTDPRGKILNSHVRKGHVIGVVKDFHYRPLYETIEPLVITAAWYRLSHLSMRIRPAPETMAFLQRTWTQFLPTRSPEIAFASDPLERWYRDDQRTGQIFSAAFVIAIFVACLGLLGLAAFTAEQRTKEIGIRKTMGASVWNLVILLCRDFVILVGIANLIAYPIIYLAMERWLQHFAYRIELGATPFVLGSLLTLGIALLTVSTQAWKAARTNPTETLRYE; translated from the coding sequence CCGCGTCATGAAGCAAACCCGCCATGCAAACGGACGGATAGCGTGGAACACGGGGCAACAGGGACCACTGGCAACCGTACTGCCCGAAGAATTTCCAGAAATAGAAGACGCCACGCGCTTTTGGGCTGGCCTCCGCTGGATAAACGCCGGGGAAAAATCATTTCAACAGATGTTCTGGCTAAGCGACCCCAACGTATTCGCGTTCTTCGGCATCGAAGTCCTGACAGGCGATCCCCAGACCGCATTACAGGACCCATTTTCAGTAGTTATAACAGAACCCATCGCCCGGAAATTTTTCGGAACCATCAATCCAATCGGCAAAACAATCACAGTAGATCACAACCTATTTGGCGGCACATATCAAATCACGGGCTTAATACGACAAGCACCCCACAACTCGCGGTTTCAATATGACTTCATCACCGCCACCATGCCACAGGGCGTTCGCCAGCGCAGATCGTGGGATCACTGGTTGCCGCCAGCGTACTCGCGCCCGGCAAACACATACCTGCGCCTGAAACCCGGAGCCAAACCCGAAGACATCGCCCCCAAATTGCCAGAACTCGTCGAACGCTACGCGGAAATCGCAGAAGACGAAAGCGAAACCGTGCGCTATTATCTCCATCCCGTCTCCCGCATGCACCTGTATTCCAAAGTCGATATGGCCGGATTTACTGGCGACGCGGGAAGACCCTACAAAGACATACAGCAAATCTATCTGCTGGGACTCGTGGGATTCTTCATCCTCACAATAGCCTGTATCAACTTCATGAACCTCTCCACAGCCCGATCCGCCAGCCGCGCGAAAGAAGTGGGACTCCGAAAAGTCGTGGGCGCATATCGCTCCCATCTCATAAAACAATTCCTTGGCGAATCCCTCCTCTTATCAGCCCTATCCGCCTGTATAGCACTCGGATTGGTATATCTCGCACTACCCCCGTTCAGCGCATTTGTGCAAGAAAACCTCACCCTGAACAGCGGATTAATCCTCTGGATCCTGGGAATCACCCTCTTCGTCGGGCTAATATCCGGAAGCTATCCCGCACTCTACCTCTCTGCCTTCGAACCCGCAACCGTATTGAAAGGCGGAGCGATCAAAGCCGGATCAGCCCCAGCCCGCGTGCGAAAAGGACTTGTCGTATTGCAATTTGCCATCTCGATTATATTGATCATAGGAACCATCATTGTAGCCGATCAGATGCGATTGATACGGGAAAAAGACCTGGGATTTAACAAAAAAGAAGTCGTCGTCGCCTCAATCTTCCGACAAGACCGATATCAGAGCAATGGCGGACAGTTGCAAAAGCGATATCTTCAGATAAAAGACGCATTCTCACAACACCCGAACATCACAACCGTATCTGCAACATCGCATTTGCCGGGAAACAGCTGGCCTAACCGCGAGTGGTTCTTCCCAGAAGGCGACCCAAACCGGGGCGTTGAAGTACGCGTATTTGGCGCAGACGAGGCATTTATAGACTGCTACGACATACCCCTGCTATCCGGGCGAAATTACGACCGCACATATGCGGAACGCGCGTGGGAAAGACGCGGCAAACCCGGAGAACTATTCGTCATAAACGAAACAGCAGCAAAAGTATTTGGCTGGACAGACCCCAGAGGAAAAATACTGAACTCACACGTTCGAAAAGGACATGTGATCGGCGTAGTCAAAGACTTTCACTATCGACCCCTCTACGAAACCATCGAACCACTGGTCATCACAGCCGCGTGGTATCGCCTCAGCCACCTCTCCATGCGGATTCGACCAGCACCCGAAACAATGGCATTTCTACAACGCACCTGGACGCAATTTCTCCCCACCCGCTCGCCCGAAATCGCCTTTGCGTCCGACCCGTTGGAACGCTGGTATCGGGACGACCAGCGCACGGGACAAATATTCAGCGCGGCATTTGTCATCGCAATCTTTGTCGCGTGTCTGGGACTATTGGGACTGGCAGCCTTCACCGCAGAACAGCGCACAAAAGAAATCGGGATACGCAAAACAATGGGTGCATCCGTCTGGAATCTCGTAATACTGCTGTGCAGAGACTTCGTCATACTCGTCGGAATAGCAAACCTGATCGCCTATCCGATTATTTATCTGGCAATGGAACGGTGGTTGCAGCATTTCGCCTATCGAATCGAACTCGGCGCAACCCCATTTGTCCTGGGAAGCCTCCTGACATTGGGAATCGCGCTATTAACCGTAAGCACACAGGCGTGGAAAGCCGCCCGAACAAATCCCACTGAGACATTGCGATATGAATAA